A stretch of Fusarium poae strain DAOMC 252244 chromosome 2, whole genome shotgun sequence DNA encodes these proteins:
- a CDS encoding hypothetical protein (TransMembrane:3 (i20-44o64-83i113-135o)), giving the protein MEKSAISAIGQSLLRPFQLLVFEPMCLNLCIFTAILLGILYLFFGTFPLVFDKVYDFNLWQVGLSFLGILVGMMGAVGLDPVWHRIRSNLIRKVSTETGVQGSSQPEFRLPRAILGALIVPAGIFMFGWSCYPWIHWIVPINVLDQPYLELGKLSHIIIPSLYKTEQLAGLK; this is encoded by the coding sequence ATGGAGAAGTCAGCCATCAGCGCAATCGGACAATCTCTTCTACGCCCCTTTCAGCTTCTCGTCTTCGAGCCAATGTGTCTCAACCTGTGCATCTTTACAGCCATACTCCTCGGCATTCTTTACCTCTTCTTCGGAACCTTCCCACTTGTTTTTGACAAGGTTTACGACTTTAACCTCTGGCAAGTCGGCCTATCCTTTCTGGGCATCCTTGTGGGCATGATGGGCGCCGTAGGACTCGACCCTGTGTGGCACCGCATCAGGAGTAATCTCATCCGCAAGGTAAGTACAGAAACAGGTGTTCAGGGCAGCAGCCAGCCCGAGTTCAGACTCCCACGGGCGATCTTGGGGGCTCTCATTGTGCCCGCTGGTATCTTCATGTTTGGTTGGTCTTGCTACCCATGGATACACTGGATTGTGCCCATTAACGTATTGGATCAGCCATATTTGGAGCTGGGTAAGTTAAGCCATATCATCATTCCATCACTCTATAAAACCGAACAATTGGCAGGCCTCAAGTAG